In one window of Pseudomonas benzenivorans DNA:
- a CDS encoding putative 2-aminoethylphosphonate ABC transporter substrate-binding protein — MFKRTALAALLAGISLHASAATELTVYTALEVEQLKPYQQAFERQHPDIRIKWVRDSTGIITAKLLAEKDRPQADVVWGLAGSSLAILDQQGMLQAYAPAELDKIGEKYRDAANPPAWVGMDVWAATLCFNRIEAEKQGLPKPTRWEDLTDPVYQGKIVMPNPASSGTGYLDVSAWLQTFGEPQGWAYMDKLHQNIGQYTHSGSKPCKLAAAGEFPIGISFEYPAVQLQRKGAPLDIVLPKEGLGWEIEATAIVKGTEQLAAAQKLADFAASRQAMELYKANFAVLAQPGIAEPFQELPADYEQRLINNDFAWASQNRDRILAEWRRRYDGKSEPVAQ, encoded by the coding sequence ATGTTCAAGCGTACCGCCCTCGCCGCCCTGCTGGCCGGCATCAGCCTGCACGCCAGCGCCGCCACCGAGCTGACCGTCTACACCGCCCTGGAGGTGGAGCAGCTCAAGCCCTACCAGCAGGCCTTCGAACGGCAGCACCCGGACATCCGCATCAAGTGGGTGCGCGACTCCACCGGCATCATCACCGCCAAGCTGCTGGCCGAGAAGGACCGGCCCCAGGCCGACGTGGTCTGGGGCCTGGCGGGCTCCAGCCTGGCCATCCTCGACCAGCAGGGCATGCTCCAGGCCTACGCCCCGGCCGAACTGGACAAGATCGGCGAGAAATACCGCGACGCCGCCAACCCGCCGGCCTGGGTCGGCATGGACGTGTGGGCCGCGACTCTCTGCTTCAACCGCATCGAGGCCGAGAAGCAGGGCCTGCCCAAGCCGACCCGCTGGGAAGACCTGACCGACCCGGTGTACCAGGGCAAGATCGTCATGCCCAACCCGGCGTCCTCCGGCACCGGCTACCTGGACGTCAGCGCCTGGCTGCAGACCTTCGGCGAACCCCAGGGCTGGGCCTACATGGACAAACTGCACCAGAACATCGGCCAGTACACCCATTCCGGCTCCAAGCCCTGCAAGCTGGCCGCCGCCGGCGAGTTCCCGATCGGCATCTCCTTCGAGTACCCGGCGGTGCAGCTGCAGCGCAAGGGTGCGCCGCTGGACATCGTGCTGCCCAAGGAAGGCCTGGGCTGGGAAATCGAGGCCACCGCCATCGTCAAGGGCACCGAGCAGCTGGCGGCGGCGCAGAAACTCGCCGACTTCGCCGCCAGCCGCCAGGCCATGGAGCTGTACAAGGCCAACTTCGCCGTGCTGGCCCAGCCGGGCATCGCCGAGCCCTTCCAGGAGCTGCCGGCCGATTACGAGCAGCGCCTGATCAACAACGACTTCGCCTGGGCCTCGCAGAACCGCGACAGGATCCTCGCCGAATGGCGCCGGCGCTACGACGGCAAGTCCGAGCCGGTCGCCCAGTAA
- a CDS encoding LysR substrate-binding domain-containing protein — MLGAELRAFHMVARLGSITQAAKKLGLSQPTVTTQVRNLEGRYGVELFYRGGRRLTLTDEGARLLPRVQVLLQQEADIEFYLRNCSQTQGSLRIGATSPYYVLELIKRFRERFAPIEVTLEIGNSQQVLEALEEYRVDLAVSSQLTQDPRLTRLQLGQDPLVLAVHRLHPLAGQGCVAVTALSGHCLLMREQGSTTRQMTEALLEVAGVVPGAQLEIGSRESIREAVLRNIGISIIARHEVPDHPELRVVELQGAPLIGEYLYCLKERRQARLPAAFLAQARDMAL, encoded by the coding sequence ATGCTCGGCGCCGAGCTCAGGGCCTTTCACATGGTCGCGCGCCTGGGCAGCATCACCCAGGCGGCGAAGAAGCTCGGCCTCAGCCAGCCCACGGTCACCACCCAGGTGCGCAACCTGGAGGGTCGCTACGGGGTGGAGCTGTTCTACCGCGGCGGTCGCCGCCTGACCCTGACCGACGAAGGCGCGCGCCTGCTGCCCAGGGTGCAGGTGCTGCTGCAGCAGGAGGCCGACATCGAGTTCTACCTGCGCAACTGCAGCCAGACCCAGGGCAGCCTGCGCATCGGCGCCACCTCGCCTTACTACGTGCTCGAGCTGATCAAACGTTTCCGCGAGCGTTTCGCGCCGATCGAAGTGACCCTGGAGATCGGCAACTCGCAGCAGGTGCTCGAGGCCCTGGAGGAGTACCGCGTCGACCTGGCCGTCTCCTCGCAGCTGACCCAGGACCCACGCCTGACCCGCCTGCAGCTGGGGCAGGACCCCCTGGTGCTGGCCGTGCACCGCCTGCACCCGCTGGCCGGGCAAGGCTGCGTGGCGGTGACGGCGCTGAGCGGGCACTGCCTGCTGATGCGCGAGCAGGGCTCGACCACCCGGCAGATGACCGAGGCGCTGCTCGAGGTCGCCGGGGTAGTGCCGGGCGCGCAGCTGGAGATCGGCAGCCGCGAGTCGATCCGCGAGGCGGTGCTGCGCAACATCGGCATCAGCATCATCGCCCGCCACGAGGTGCCCGATCACCCCGAGCTGCGGGTGGTCGAACTGCAGGGTGCGCCGCTGATCGGCGAATACCTCTACTGCCTCAAGGAGCGCCGCCAGGCGCGGCTGCCGGCGGCCTTCCTGGCCCAGGCTCGGGACATGGCTCTCTAG
- a CDS encoding thymidylate synthase gives MKQYLDLLRRVRETGTFKSDRTGTGTYSLFAQQMRFDLAEGFPLVTTKKCHLKSIIHELLWFLKGDTNIQYLKDHGVSIWDEWADENGELGPVYGYQWRNWPAPNGESIDQISQLIEMIKQNPDSRRLIVSAWNPALIEQMALPPCHALFQFYVAEGRLSCQLYQRSADIFLGVPFNIASYALLTLMVAQVTGLEPGEFVWTGGDCHLYANHLEQADLQLTREPLPLPTMKLNPAVQDLFAFRYEDFELVGYQAHPHIKAPVAV, from the coding sequence ATGAAACAGTACCTCGACCTGCTGCGCCGGGTGCGCGAGACCGGCACCTTCAAGAGCGACCGCACCGGCACCGGCACCTACAGCCTGTTCGCCCAGCAGATGCGCTTCGACCTGGCCGAGGGCTTCCCCCTGGTCACCACCAAGAAGTGCCACCTCAAGTCCATCATCCACGAGCTGCTGTGGTTCCTGAAGGGCGACACCAACATCCAGTACCTGAAGGACCACGGCGTCAGCATCTGGGACGAGTGGGCCGACGAGAACGGCGAGCTGGGCCCGGTGTACGGTTACCAGTGGCGCAACTGGCCGGCGCCGAACGGCGAGTCGATCGACCAGATCAGCCAGCTGATCGAGATGATCAAGCAGAACCCGGACTCGCGGCGCCTGATCGTCTCGGCCTGGAACCCGGCGCTGATCGAGCAGATGGCCTTGCCGCCGTGCCACGCGCTGTTCCAGTTCTACGTCGCCGAGGGCCGGCTGAGTTGCCAGCTGTATCAGCGTTCGGCGGACATCTTCCTCGGCGTGCCCTTCAACATCGCCAGCTACGCCCTGCTGACCCTGATGGTCGCCCAGGTCACGGGCCTCGAGCCGGGCGAGTTCGTCTGGACCGGCGGCGACTGCCATCTGTACGCCAACCACCTCGAACAGGCCGACCTGCAGCTGACCCGCGAGCCGCTGCCGCTGCCGACGATGAAGCTCAATCCGGCGGTGCAGGACCTGTTCGCCTTCCGCTACGAGGACTTCGAGCTGGTCGGCTACCAGGCCCACCCGCACATCAAGGCACCGGTGGCCGTATGA
- a CDS encoding putative 2-aminoethylphosphonate ABC transporter permease subunit: MGGLTLDPVAWRGRTSGLGDRLFVAGGKCLLLLLLLLAVLLPLLAMLWRGFSGEAGQGGGLAAAAALYASDNFRWLLGNSLKVSATTAAIVVPLAYLFAYALQRTLIPGKGLWRAISLLPLLAPSMLPGIALIYLFGNQGLLRDLFADNIYGFWGIVLGEAIYTFPHALMILISALSLADARLFDAASSMGASPWRAFRSITWPGSRQGVFAAFCLVFTLCITDFGVPVVVGGDYQVLALEAYKAVVGQQQFGRGALIGMVLLLPALLSFAVDLWLRRRSRDSLGGRAQVHHPRPARGRDGAFLLLVLLLCAVLLLVFGMAVYSSLVRFWPYDLSLVLDHYAFSDLPGGWLAYRNSLVLAGCTALFGSLLIFTGAYLLEKTRQDPLTQALRLLSFVPMAVPGLVLGLGYVFFFNLPGNPLSGLYGSLTLLVVCTIAHFLTTAQMTASTALRQLDGEFEAAALSLKVPLARHYLRVTLPLCLPALLDIVRYLFVSAMTTVSAAIFLYSPDSMLAAVAVLNLDDAGNVGGAAAMSTLILLTSAGVSLLLAGASRGLLRRSQTWRQAAPTH; encoded by the coding sequence ATGGGCGGCCTGACCCTCGACCCCGTCGCCTGGCGCGGCCGCACGAGCGGCCTGGGCGACCGGCTGTTCGTCGCCGGCGGCAAATGCCTGTTGCTGTTGTTACTGCTGCTCGCCGTGCTGCTGCCGCTGCTGGCCATGCTCTGGCGCGGCTTCAGCGGCGAGGCGGGGCAGGGCGGCGGCCTGGCCGCGGCGGCCGCGCTGTACGCCAGCGACAACTTCCGCTGGTTGCTGGGCAACAGCCTGAAGGTGTCCGCCACCACCGCGGCGATCGTCGTGCCGCTGGCCTATCTGTTCGCCTACGCGCTGCAGCGCACGCTGATTCCGGGCAAGGGCCTGTGGCGGGCGATCTCGCTGCTGCCGCTGCTGGCGCCGTCGATGCTGCCGGGCATCGCCCTGATCTACCTGTTCGGCAACCAGGGCCTGTTGCGCGACCTGTTCGCCGACAACATCTACGGCTTCTGGGGCATCGTCCTCGGCGAGGCCATCTACACCTTTCCCCATGCCCTGATGATCCTCATCTCGGCGCTGTCGCTGGCCGATGCCCGCCTGTTCGACGCCGCCTCGAGCATGGGCGCCTCGCCTTGGCGGGCGTTCCGCAGCATCACCTGGCCGGGCAGCCGCCAGGGCGTGTTCGCCGCCTTCTGCCTGGTGTTCACCCTGTGCATCACCGACTTCGGCGTGCCGGTGGTGGTCGGCGGCGACTACCAGGTGCTGGCGCTGGAGGCCTACAAGGCGGTGGTCGGCCAGCAGCAGTTCGGCCGCGGCGCGCTGATCGGCATGGTCCTGCTGCTGCCGGCGCTACTCAGCTTCGCCGTCGACCTGTGGCTGCGCCGGCGCTCGCGCGACAGCCTGGGCGGTCGTGCCCAGGTCCACCACCCGCGGCCGGCGCGGGGGCGCGATGGCGCCTTCCTGCTGCTGGTGCTGCTGCTGTGCGCCGTGCTGCTGCTGGTGTTCGGCATGGCGGTGTACTCCTCGCTGGTCCGCTTCTGGCCCTACGACCTGAGCCTGGTGCTCGACCACTACGCCTTCTCCGACCTGCCCGGCGGCTGGCTGGCCTACCGCAACAGCCTGGTGCTGGCCGGCTGCACGGCGCTGTTCGGCAGCCTGCTGATCTTCACCGGCGCCTACCTGCTGGAGAAGACCCGCCAGGACCCGCTGACCCAGGCCCTGCGCCTGCTCAGCTTCGTGCCCATGGCGGTGCCCGGCCTGGTCCTGGGCCTGGGCTACGTATTCTTCTTCAACCTGCCGGGCAATCCGCTGAGCGGCCTGTACGGCAGCCTGACCCTGCTGGTGGTGTGCACCATCGCGCATTTTCTGACCACCGCGCAGATGACCGCCAGCACCGCGTTGCGCCAGCTCGACGGCGAGTTCGAGGCCGCCGCGCTGTCGCTCAAGGTGCCCCTGGCCCGCCACTACCTGCGGGTGACCCTGCCGCTGTGCCTGCCGGCGCTGCTCGACATCGTCCGCTACCTGTTCGTCTCGGCGATGACCACGGTGTCGGCGGCGATCTTCCTCTACAGCCCGGACAGCATGCTCGCCGCCGTGGCCGTGCTGAACCTCGACGATGCCGGCAACGTCGGCGGCGCCGCCGCCATGTCGACCCTGATCCTGCTCACCTCGGCCGGCGTCTCGCTGCTGCTGGCCGGGGCCTCGCGCGGCCTGTTGCGCCGCTCCCAGACCTGGCGCCAAGCCGCGCCGACTCACTGA
- a CDS encoding sulfite exporter TauE/SafE family protein, with product MELLLYMLLGAAAGVLAGLFGVGGGIIIVPVLVLSFTAQGVDPAVLTHLAVGTSLATIIFTSINSVLEHHRRGAVRWSIFAWMTLGILLGAGLGSLTAAAIQGPQLQRIIGVFAIAVSLQMALDLKPRASSAVPGRLALGAAGGVIGWASAIFGIGGGSLNVPFLTWRSLPMQQAVATSAACGLPIALASALSFMWLGWDDPQLPPWSLGFVYLPALAGIALTSMFFARFGARLAHRLSPRVLKRLFALLLFSVGVNFLI from the coding sequence ATGGAACTGCTGCTGTATATGCTGCTGGGGGCGGCGGCCGGCGTGTTGGCGGGACTGTTCGGGGTCGGCGGCGGCATCATCATAGTGCCGGTGCTGGTGTTGAGTTTCACCGCCCAGGGCGTCGATCCGGCCGTGCTGACCCACCTGGCGGTCGGCACCTCGCTGGCGACCATCATCTTCACCTCGATCAACTCGGTGCTGGAACATCACCGCAGGGGTGCGGTGCGCTGGTCGATCTTCGCCTGGATGACCCTGGGCATCCTGCTCGGCGCCGGCCTGGGGTCGCTGACCGCGGCGGCGATCCAGGGCCCGCAGCTGCAGCGGATCATCGGCGTGTTCGCCATCGCCGTGTCGCTGCAGATGGCCCTGGATCTGAAACCCAGGGCCAGCAGCGCTGTCCCAGGCAGGCTGGCCCTCGGCGCTGCCGGCGGGGTGATCGGCTGGGCCTCGGCGATCTTCGGCATCGGCGGCGGGTCGCTCAACGTGCCCTTCCTGACCTGGCGCAGCCTGCCCATGCAGCAGGCGGTGGCCACCTCGGCGGCCTGCGGCCTGCCGATTGCCCTGGCCAGCGCCCTGAGTTTCATGTGGCTGGGCTGGGACGATCCGCAGTTGCCGCCCTGGAGCCTGGGCTTTGTCTATTTGCCGGCGCTGGCGGGGATCGCCCTGACCAGCATGTTCTTCGCGCGTTTCGGCGCACGCCTGGCCCATCGCCTGTCGCCGCGTGTGCTCAAGCGCCTGTTCGCCCTGCTGCTGTTCAGCGTGGGCGTGAATTTTCTGATTTGA
- a CDS encoding putative 2-aminoethylphosphonate ABC transporter ATP-binding protein, translated as MNEQAAVSMQVRDIHKGFGAFRALDGVSLRVDAGELVCLLGPSGCGKTTLLRCIAGLERQERGSILIGARDVSGLPPQARDYGILFQSYALFPNLTVAQNIGYGLAGSGRETQRQRVAEMLELVGLLGSEEKYPGQLSGGQQQRVALARALAPEPSLLLLDEPMSALDARVREHLCGELRRLQKQLGITTLMVTHNQDEAMQMADRIAVMNQGRVEQYGTPQQIYRQPATPFVAEFVGQGNWLPFERGQDGQARVGALSLRVEGAQALERGRLFCRPETVVVNPPEPGHNLFRAQMREITYLGNRCRMGFELAELPGHGLFAELAPEAMPSLANPNIWVALPPQSLQVFA; from the coding sequence ATGAACGAGCAGGCCGCGGTAAGCATGCAGGTGCGGGACATCCACAAGGGCTTCGGCGCCTTCCGGGCGCTGGACGGCGTGTCGCTGCGGGTCGATGCCGGCGAGCTGGTCTGCCTGTTGGGGCCCTCCGGTTGCGGCAAGACCACCCTGCTGCGCTGCATCGCCGGCCTGGAGCGGCAGGAGCGCGGCAGCATCCTGATCGGCGCGCGCGACGTCTCCGGCCTGCCACCCCAGGCCCGCGACTACGGCATCCTGTTCCAGTCCTATGCGCTGTTCCCCAACCTCACGGTGGCGCAGAACATCGGCTACGGCCTGGCCGGCAGCGGCCGTGAAACGCAGCGCCAACGGGTGGCGGAGATGCTCGAGCTGGTCGGCCTGCTCGGCAGCGAGGAGAAATACCCGGGGCAGCTCTCCGGCGGCCAGCAGCAGCGCGTGGCGCTGGCCCGGGCCCTGGCGCCGGAGCCTTCCTTGCTGCTGCTGGACGAGCCGATGTCGGCCCTCGATGCCCGGGTGCGCGAGCATCTGTGCGGCGAACTGCGCCGGCTGCAGAAGCAGCTGGGCATCACCACCCTGATGGTCACCCACAACCAGGACGAGGCCATGCAGATGGCCGACCGCATCGCGGTGATGAACCAGGGCCGGGTCGAACAGTACGGCACCCCGCAGCAGATCTATCGCCAGCCCGCCACGCCTTTCGTCGCCGAATTCGTCGGCCAGGGCAACTGGCTGCCGTTCGAGCGCGGCCAGGACGGCCAGGCCCGGGTCGGCGCGCTGAGCCTGCGGGTCGAGGGTGCCCAGGCGCTCGAGCGCGGCCGCCTGTTCTGCCGGCCCGAGACCGTAGTGGTCAACCCGCCGGAGCCCGGACACAACCTGTTCCGCGCGCAGATGCGCGAGATCACCTACCTGGGCAACCGCTGCCGGATGGGCTTCGAGCTGGCCGAGCTGCCGGGCCATGGGCTGTTCGCCGAACTGGCGCCCGAGGCGATGCCGAGCCTGGCCAACCCGAACATCTGGGTGGCCCTGCCGCCGCAGAGCCTGCAGGTGTTCGCCTGA
- a CDS encoding transporter substrate-binding domain-containing protein produces the protein MPRILSAVLLWVLALPSWAAEPSGPLLRVGITEVPPFVIQEPDGSWRGISIDLWQTAAEQAGYRYELRPMAFKDLLPSLEAGQLDVVVGALTMTAEREARFDFTHPFYRTGLAIGVPRAGDGGGWAALKGLFSWQFVSLIIGLAALLLLVGGLVWLCERRRNQGQFGGTPAEGLGSGFWWAAVTMTTVGYGDKAPVTLGGRLLGLVWMFAGLIMVSTFTAAVASALTVGNLQGGIQGVDDLRRAHVATIDKTVSARYLDSQRIRHSDYPNLLGAMAAVQRGEADAVVYDLPIMQYRNGELGQGGLRLLPGTFENQSYAFALASGSPYRERLNLELLRVTGGEDWDMLLRLYLGTP, from the coding sequence ATGCCGAGGATTCTGAGTGCCGTCTTGCTGTGGGTACTGGCGCTGCCGAGCTGGGCGGCGGAGCCGTCCGGGCCGCTGTTGCGCGTGGGCATCACCGAGGTCCCGCCCTTCGTCATCCAGGAACCGGACGGCAGCTGGCGCGGCATCAGCATCGACCTGTGGCAGACCGCGGCCGAGCAGGCGGGCTATCGCTATGAGCTGCGGCCCATGGCGTTCAAGGACCTGCTGCCGAGCCTGGAGGCCGGTCAGCTGGACGTGGTGGTCGGCGCCCTGACCATGACCGCCGAGCGCGAGGCGCGCTTCGACTTCACCCATCCCTTCTACCGCACCGGGCTGGCCATCGGCGTGCCGCGCGCCGGCGACGGCGGCGGCTGGGCCGCGCTCAAGGGACTGTTCTCGTGGCAGTTCGTCAGCCTGATCATCGGGCTGGCGGCCCTGCTGCTGCTGGTGGGCGGCCTGGTCTGGCTGTGCGAGCGGCGGCGCAACCAGGGGCAGTTCGGCGGCACCCCGGCCGAGGGCCTGGGTTCCGGCTTCTGGTGGGCGGCGGTGACCATGACCACGGTCGGCTACGGCGACAAGGCGCCGGTGACCCTGGGCGGGCGCCTGCTCGGCCTGGTGTGGATGTTCGCCGGCCTGATCATGGTCTCGACCTTCACCGCGGCGGTGGCCAGCGCGCTGACCGTGGGCAACCTGCAGGGCGGCATCCAGGGCGTCGACGACCTGCGCCGCGCCCATGTGGCGACCATCGACAAGACCGTCAGCGCCCGTTACCTGGACAGCCAGCGCATCCGCCACAGCGACTACCCCAACCTGCTCGGCGCCATGGCCGCGGTGCAGCGCGGCGAGGCCGATGCGGTGGTCTACGACCTGCCGATCATGCAGTACCGCAATGGCGAACTGGGTCAGGGCGGCCTGCGCCTGCTGCCCGGCACCTTCGAGAACCAGTCCTACGCCTTCGCCCTGGCCAGCGGCAGCCCCTATCGTGAGCGGCTCAACCTGGAGTTGCTGCGGGTCACCGGCGGCGAGGACTGGGACATGCTGCTGCGCCTCTACCTGGGCACGCCCTGA
- a CDS encoding TIGR03364 family FAD-dependent oxidoreductase: MSQHDCDLLVVGAGILGLAHAWAGARRGLRVKVCERSQAPQGASIRNFGQALVTGQAPGPMLDLARQSRGLWAELGQAAGLQLKQQGSLLFARSEAEQALLEAFCAGRAQEQGYRVELLRGAALQGLYDGRFTHHRAALHGLDDQQLYSREALPQIVDYLARAHGVQFHFSTLVRDVEGGRVNTTAGTFRATRVVVCSGHDYQTLLAEQLAVLQPQVCALQMLRARLQRPLALQHAVLTGLSCVHYGAFADLPEAEAIRVQIRREQPELETHGIHLLASPTPHGELIIGDSHVYGGDVGPFNAEAIDRLLIELAEHTLGGKLEVLERWQGVYGARGPGPFSVLAAAEGVTAVLMHTGLGMSVGLGLGERTVAALLGEGAWPTAQAA; this comes from the coding sequence ATGAGTCAGCACGATTGCGACCTGCTGGTCGTCGGCGCCGGCATCCTCGGCCTGGCCCATGCCTGGGCCGGCGCCCGGCGCGGCCTGCGGGTCAAGGTGTGCGAGCGTAGCCAGGCGCCCCAGGGCGCCTCGATCCGCAACTTCGGCCAGGCCCTGGTCACCGGCCAGGCACCGGGGCCGATGCTCGACCTGGCGCGCCAGTCCCGCGGCCTGTGGGCCGAGCTGGGTCAGGCCGCCGGCCTGCAGCTCAAGCAGCAGGGCTCGCTGCTGTTCGCCCGCAGCGAGGCCGAGCAGGCGCTGCTCGAAGCCTTCTGCGCCGGCCGCGCGCAAGAGCAGGGCTACCGTGTCGAGCTGCTGCGCGGCGCCGCCTTGCAGGGCCTGTACGACGGCCGCTTCACCCATCACCGCGCCGCCCTGCACGGCCTGGACGACCAGCAGCTGTATTCCCGCGAGGCGCTGCCGCAGATCGTCGACTACCTGGCCCGCGCCCACGGCGTGCAGTTCCACTTCTCCACCCTGGTGCGCGACGTCGAGGGCGGTCGGGTCAACACCACCGCCGGCACCTTCCGCGCGACCCGGGTGGTGGTCTGCTCGGGGCATGACTACCAGACCCTGCTGGCCGAGCAGCTCGCCGTCCTGCAGCCGCAGGTCTGCGCCCTGCAGATGCTGCGCGCGCGCCTGCAGCGACCGCTGGCGCTGCAGCACGCGGTGCTCACCGGACTCAGCTGCGTGCACTACGGCGCCTTCGCCGACCTGCCGGAGGCCGAGGCCATCCGCGTGCAGATCCGCCGCGAGCAGCCGGAGCTGGAAACCCACGGCATTCACCTGCTGGCCAGCCCGACGCCCCACGGCGAGCTGATCATCGGCGACTCCCACGTCTACGGCGGCGATGTCGGGCCCTTCAACGCCGAGGCCATCGACCGCCTCCTGATCGAGCTGGCCGAGCACACCCTGGGCGGCAAGCTGGAGGTGCTCGAGCGCTGGCAGGGCGTCTACGGCGCCCGGGGGCCGGGGCCGTTCAGCGTGCTGGCCGCCGCCGAGGGGGTGACCGCGGTGCTGATGCACACCGGCCTGGGCATGAGCGTGGGCCTGGGCCTGGGCGAGCGCACCGTCGCCGCGCTACTGGGCGAAGGCGCTTGGCCGACCGCGCAGGCGGCTTGA
- the phnX gene encoding phosphonoacetaldehyde hydrolase, producing the protein MHYQHPTRLAAAILDWAGTVVDFGSFAPTKIFVEAFASFDVELSLEEARGPMGMGKWEHIRALCDQPQIAERFQRRFGRLPGDEDVTAIYQRFMPLQVAKVGEHSAPIPGALEAIAALRARGLKIGSCSGYPREVMVKVVELAAAAGYRPDHVVASDEVPRGRPSPAQALANVVALGLDDVAACVKVDDTEPGILEGRSAGMWTVALRFSGNFLGLSWDAYQALSAERRAAERERIDGLFAASRPHYLIDTLADLPGVIEQIDARLARGESPQHC; encoded by the coding sequence ATGCACTACCAACACCCGACGCGCCTCGCCGCGGCCATCCTCGACTGGGCCGGCACCGTGGTCGACTTCGGCTCCTTCGCCCCGACCAAGATCTTCGTCGAGGCCTTCGCCAGCTTCGACGTGGAGCTCAGCCTGGAGGAGGCCCGCGGCCCCATGGGCATGGGCAAGTGGGAGCACATTCGCGCCCTGTGCGACCAGCCGCAGATCGCCGAGCGCTTCCAGCGCCGTTTCGGCCGCCTGCCCGGCGACGAGGACGTGACCGCCATCTACCAACGCTTTATGCCGCTGCAGGTCGCCAAGGTCGGCGAGCACTCGGCGCCTATTCCCGGGGCGCTGGAGGCCATCGCCGCGCTGCGGGCGCGGGGCCTGAAGATCGGCAGCTGCTCCGGTTATCCCCGGGAGGTGATGGTCAAGGTGGTCGAACTGGCCGCCGCCGCCGGTTACCGCCCGGACCACGTGGTCGCCTCCGACGAGGTGCCGCGGGGCCGGCCGAGTCCGGCCCAGGCCCTGGCCAATGTCGTCGCCCTGGGCCTGGACGACGTCGCCGCCTGCGTCAAGGTCGACGACACCGAGCCGGGCATCCTCGAGGGCCGCAGCGCCGGCATGTGGACCGTGGCCTTGCGCTTCTCCGGCAACTTCCTCGGCCTGAGCTGGGACGCCTACCAGGCCTTGTCCGCAGAGCGCCGCGCGGCCGAGCGCGAGCGCATCGACGGGCTGTTCGCCGCGAGCCGGCCGCACTACCTGATCGACACCCTCGCCGACCTGCCCGGGGTGATCGAGCAGATCGATGCCCGCCTGGCCCGGGGCGAATCCCCGCAGCACTGCTGA
- the lgt gene encoding prolipoprotein diacylglyceryl transferase — protein sequence MLPYPQIDPVAIALGPLKIHWYGLMYLIGIGGAWWLAARRLHAFEPSWNREKLSDLVFWVAMGVILGGRLGYVLFYDLEAYLAQPSLILQVWKGGMSFHGGFIGVLLATWWFGSRNDKGFFQLMDFIAPLVPIGLGAGRIGNFINAELWGKATDLPWAMVFPTDPQQLARHPSQLYQFALEGVALFAILWFYSRKPRPTMAVSGMFAACYGVFRFIVEFVRVPDAQLGYLAWGWLTMGQLLSLPMILGGLGLIAYAYKRQSAQEASR from the coding sequence ATGCTGCCTTATCCGCAGATCGACCCGGTGGCCATCGCCCTGGGACCGCTGAAAATCCACTGGTACGGCCTGATGTACCTGATCGGCATCGGCGGCGCCTGGTGGCTGGCCGCGCGACGCCTGCACGCCTTCGAGCCGAGCTGGAACCGGGAGAAGCTCTCCGACCTGGTGTTCTGGGTGGCCATGGGGGTGATACTCGGTGGCCGCCTGGGGTACGTGCTGTTCTACGACCTCGAGGCCTATCTGGCGCAGCCGAGCCTGATCCTGCAGGTGTGGAAGGGCGGCATGTCCTTCCACGGCGGCTTCATCGGCGTGCTGCTGGCCACCTGGTGGTTCGGCAGCCGTAACGACAAGGGCTTCTTCCAGCTGATGGACTTTATCGCACCGCTGGTCCCCATCGGTTTGGGCGCCGGGCGCATCGGCAACTTCATCAATGCCGAGTTGTGGGGCAAGGCCACCGACCTGCCCTGGGCCATGGTCTTCCCCACCGATCCGCAGCAACTGGCGCGCCACCCCTCGCAGCTGTACCAGTTCGCCCTGGAGGGCGTGGCGCTGTTCGCCATCCTCTGGTTCTACTCGCGCAAGCCGCGGCCGACCATGGCGGTGTCGGGCATGTTCGCCGCCTGCTACGGCGTGTTCCGTTTCATCGTCGAGTTCGTGCGGGTGCCGGACGCCCAGCTCGGCTACCTGGCCTGGGGTTGGCTGACCATGGGCCAACTGCTCAGCCTGCCGATGATCCTCGGCGGCCTCGGCCTGATCGCCTACGCCTACAAGCGCCAGTCCGCCCAGGAGGCGAGCCGATGA